The following coding sequences lie in one Lytechinus pictus isolate F3 Inbred unplaced genomic scaffold, Lp3.0 scaffold_20, whole genome shotgun sequence genomic window:
- the LOC129282555 gene encoding nucleoporin Nup37-like, whose product MSSPSKRNGYSFESRDTVSCVEFSAFEHSSSLIAFGGDLRVSIGTCRFQEQDNSLTGCDYQHIRDFHHRTRVMSIAWSPQTALDVLPRCIRFCTAGIDHKIRIFTSDLKDQDTVKVIRGHQDFINSLTFEPIKGELIASVSDDQTCRLWDHDGRQRALFPLKSAGMSVCWNQSDPNKLMVAEKGGTLRFYDLVSEQPFMSLETGRPGLMCADWSLCDPTRVGAIVSGEWMVWDITRSSQAQDSELAHGEGGKEFRWCRSSPNLFATTGRPNNEAKVYHLGHHQVPVTESLPVLGGLSWHAFLPICAVGGDRRVHLFPAEP is encoded by the exons ATGAGTTCCCCATCGAAGAGGAATGGTTACAGCTTTGAATCAAGAGATACAGTATCATGTGTAGAATTTTCAGCCTTCGAACACTCATCTTCTCTCATTGCATTCGGGGGAGATCTTCGAGTTAGCATTGGGACATGCAGGTTTCAG GAGCAAGACAACTCCCTTACTGGATGTGACTACCAACATATTCGGGACTTCCATCATCGAACCAGAGTAATGAGCATAGCGTGGAGTCCACAAACAGCATTGGATGTCCTACCTCGGTGTATTAG GTTTTGCACAGCTGGCATAGATCATAAGATAAGAATATTCACATCTGACCTAAAAGACCAAGACACTGTCAAG GTTATCCGAGGTCACCAAGACTTCATCAACTCTCTAACCTTTGAACCCATCAAAGGAGAATTGATCGCGAGTGTAAGCGACGATCAGACCTGTAGACTCTGGGATCACGATGGTCGACAGAGGGCGCTGTTTCCTCTGAAGTCTGCGGGCATGTCTGTCTGCTGGAACCAGAGTGACCCCAATAAG CTAATGGTTGCTGAGAAGGGCGGAACTCTACGCTTCTATGACCTAGTGAGTGAGCAACCGTTCATGTCCTTGGAGACCGGTAGACCAGGTCTCATGTGTGCAGACTGGAGCCTCTGTGATCCTACCAGGGTTGGGGCTATTGTCAGTGGAGAGTGGATGGTGTGGGACATCACAAGATCAAG tcaAGCTCAAGATTCTGAGTTGGCTCACGGCGAAGGAGGCAAAGAGTTCAGATGGTGCAGATCTAGCCCTAACCTGTTTGCTACTACAGGGCGTCCCAACAATGAAGCCAAAGTCTACCACTTAGGGCATCATCAG GTCCCTGTCACTGAGAGCCTGCCAGTGCTAGGAGGTTTGTCCTGGCATGCATTCTTACCTATCTGCGCTGTCGGGGGTGACAGGAGGGTCCACCTGTTTCCAGCCGAACCTTGA